A stretch of Kwoniella dendrophila CBS 6074 chromosome 2, complete sequence DNA encodes these proteins:
- a CDS encoding 60S ribosomal protein L11 translates to MKELRIEKLVINISVGESGDRLTRAAKVLEQLTGQTPVTSKARYTIRSFQIRRNEKIAVHVTIRGPKAEEVLERALKVKEYELRKRNFSETGNFGFGVEEHIDLGIKYDPGIGIFGMDFFVVMGRPGMRVARRKHAAGKVGFSHRVKPEHTVAWFKQRFDGIVSR, encoded by the exons ATGAAGGAGCTCAGAATTGAGAAGTTAGTTATTA ACATCTCCGTCggtgaatcaggtgataGATTAACAAGAGCCGCCAAAGTTTTAGAACAACTTACTGGTCAAACACCTGTAACTTCAAAAGCAAGATACACCATCAGATCTTTCCAAATCagaagaaacgaaaaaaTTGCCGTTCACGTAACAATCCGAGGTccaaaagctgaagaagttttagaaaGAGCTTTAAAAGTTAAGGAATATGAATTGagaaagag AAACTTCTCTGAAACCGGTAACTTCGGTTTCGGTGTTGAAGAACACATTGATTTGGGTATCAAATACGACCCAGGAATTGGTATTTTCGGTATGGACTT CTTCGTCGTTATGGGTAGACCAGGTATGAGAGTTGCTAGACGAAAGCACGCAGCTGGTAAAGTTGGTTTCTCCCACCGAGTTAAACCAGAGCA CACCGTTGCCTGGTTCAAACAACGATTCGACGGTATTGTCTCAcgataa